Genomic segment of Salvia hispanica cultivar TCC Black 2014 chromosome 2, UniMelb_Shisp_WGS_1.0, whole genome shotgun sequence:
aaaatgtatgtttttattatgttcaattgttattaaaattgatagaTGGAAAGTTGTATCCAAAGATGAATCAAATGCACTCTAGATCTGTATATCTAAAAGTCATATCTTTACAATTCCAACACCAATCtatataagattttttttctagatGGGTCCATTTCCGTTAATAATAATCCAATCactattcttttttctatctagataatcattttccttttataacTTTAAATCCAACTATTGGTTAACCGGAGGTTATAGCCGTAAAGTGTTTGATTAAATGCTTTAATGAAAAGTGTTATCAGATTAATGATCAAACCCAATCTCATTGATTAAATACTGTTGATATTGGTAGCTAGATATAAGAAATCAACTTCATTACGTTATTGATGATTGGGAAAATCGGCATGGGATGCTCAGTCAAGGCGCTGAGTGGATTTGATAACAAAGCGGAAGTTGTAACAACTGGTGCCTTTGTAAATACCATCAGCCTGCTCAGTGTAAGAAACACTGCCATTGGCGGAGCTCTTGTCTTGCTGTGTGTAGGAATAAGGAACATCGCAGGTGCCCTTCGTCCCGACATATTGTATCGTAGCGGTACTCCTCGCAGGTACAGGAACCGAATTCGAAGCCATAACTgatgtggtggtggtggtggtctCTGCCCACTGGAGGGCGGCGTTTATATTAAAAGAGACTTTGATCGCTCCTTCCGCAATAAAGGGCACGCCAGCTTTGATGGTGGCTTCCACCCCGGCTGTTAAAGAAAAGCTACGGCTAAAAGTATAAGATTTCTGGTCTTGATACGTAACCTGAACAGCCATAGTAGCCTCCTGTCTGCCGGTGTTAGTGACAATGGATGTGCCCGCCACGTAAGGCAGCTCGTCGTATATCCTAGCATCCTGCATCTGATATCTGACGTTGCAGATGTTTCTTTTGGACACGAGCTCTTGCACCACCAGTCTTGCTTCCTTGGTGATGTTCTGGGCGCCCGCAGTTAACATGTCGCGCTTCCATCTGGAGGAGAGACGAGAGCAGTATTGGTTGTTGCCCGCATTGCGGAGTGCAATTGTGTTGTTGTCGTCTACTTTGACCGGCCAGAAGAGAGTGTCGCGATTGTTGATGGAAGACTGATCGGAATCGGCCCATATCCAGCTAGGACTGCGCCTCCAAAACTGGCCCCTCCAGTGATCCGATGTTATCCGGACATATCCGTTGGGCATGAGATACACCTTGTGGCCGGATGACCAGTCATTAGGATCATTTGATGAGAACTGCATGTAGTTGTTCCCATCCTTGGATATTCCTCTGAGGTACCTACatggagatgatcaaaacaagaataCATCTAAATCCATAAATGCAGCCTAAATCTTAGCCCttggattagatgatctaatgatCAATAGTTAACCAAAAATGCAGAAGGTCGTAATTAAACAGTTTttggtcatattataagatttgggtttaatgtcaaaaataaattaataatgatctAAAAATGTCCTACGCATGATAttgttctgcgtttctgtatttaaatctagtATTTATATGCATGAAtggggatgtgatcaaatacgAACTATTTTAATGTGCTGCTACTTGCTAATGATAATATGTAACAGTACCTGCCGTTATCTCCTTTGAAAGCCACACGGGCAGGCAGTTTCACCAATGTACTCCAATCCACATAAGTTAGTATACTGACGCAATCTGGGGGGTTTTCCCTCACGTAAACGTCCCAGGTCCTGAAAGCTACCGACACACGCTGACCGGTCGGAACGTGATTCAATGAAAACAAACCTGCCTCCCGACCAGGTGCCTGAACCGGCTGGAACAACGTGCATGAAGGATCCTTTATGTCTTCCACGGGCTGCTTTGATTCAGCAACGACGACGTTGCTGTTCTCCCTCTTCGACCAATACCTGTTGAAATTACTAAATCGGAGGTGAACGTAGTTGGGGTTTCTTGTTGCTCGTTCCACTTCTATCTTCACGAGCGTGCTAAACACACTCTGCTCCCCAGCATATACTAACCTTTCTTTTTCGTTGTAGTATAAATAACATCTACTAGTATCATAAGTTTCTTGAATAGCAATGCAATCTGGAAGCATGACGCCCATCATCACATAGCTACCTGCTTGTAATATTTCTGACTAAAGGAAAATTCCGTCGATAACTTTAAGACTGTAGgcaaatgaagaaaaacaaaaaagtctAATACGCAATAAACAAGCTCAtacctaatttaaatattttccaaGTTGGCTCAATCGCGAATCGCTGTGGGAGGTTTCGGTTTTGGACTTCGGAAGATAGAGAGAAGAGAGCTACTAACACAAACTTAATGCTACTACTCTATATTCTTTAAACTTTTCTATATTCTCTAAACTTTTCTGTATTCGGTTGCTTTTATGTATTCTTTAAACTTTTCTATATTCCAAACTTTTCTATATTCTTTAAACTTTTccccttcttttttctttccttttttccaACTTCGGTTCACCCCTTTCCTACTCCTCccatcccacaataagagtcgtatttcactttttgcataaatggtaagtaggtctcacattccactaactcacttcactcacattctattatatatcaatataaaaaagtggaccacatatgccactaacttttctaacccattattctttacatttcttaaaatccgtgtccaCACTAAATAtgactcctattgtgggacggaacTGGTGGAGCATTATTTTGATGACtcgttttcaaattttcttttattcacCTTCACTTGTCCTTTTATAAACACTCACTACacgatttatttttatcaacttATCTAACTAaacatggaaaaaaataagggATGTTAGTGCAACCTGCAACCTCTGTGCTAACCCGAATAGCCTGCAAAAGATAAAGGGTTATGATTGAAAAATTTTAGTCAGATAATAAGCAAGCttaatattactaaaatactTAAACCATATCTTATCTTCACTTTCAACCATCTCACTTTCACCTCAAATTTCATTCCAAATTAAGTTTAACTACACCATTAGACATGTATCCGtagataatttgaataaatatatcaaataatttcatgAACACTAACTCAAATATTTATGATCAAAGTCTAATCATCACCACCTAAGATCTCATAATCTGATAACCatcaatacataaaaaattaaatctcacACATAAACATACCAATATGACCAAAACCCAATGCTTCtcaattcaatattatatcaACGTTTAAGCTACAAAAATAAGCTAAGGTTGTAGAAATACCCTGATTTAGTAACGAAGATGTGAGTACCCGATAATGAGACGTGAATGAGGGTTGAAAATTAAGAACACGGTTGAGGTTAGGCTATGGGGAGTGGACGATCATTTTGGCAGTGAATCCCCCAAATGGAGTTGATgaaggtatatatatataatatacggCTTCATTTTTATAACATTTTATCATATGGCTAGATTTATTGGACCAACAGAAACAATACATCTTTCTACAGAATCTTCTAGTTTATTCTTTAAAAAGTTGAACTAAGAATTACAATGCTTCTTccaatttatgaatattaatataattcattttatatttcaaatgaGAGTTGATATTACAATGATATTACATCAAATGTTAGACCCGTCCGaggatatatttttaaagtacaCGGACCACGTTGGTGTTATTGCATAGTTAGGGGGCAGAATTTGTAATTCTCTGTTTTGAGAAAGACAGGAAatgataaaaaacaataagGAGAGAAGACTAtcgaaattgaaaatagaaacGCTGATTGATTAATTTGCTTTGATCTTGTTTGTGTGATTCTTTGTTGAAATGCATCCCCTCTATCTATGGATGAAGTAGTTAGCatgcttatttttttaaggCTTCAGAGTTAAAACTGTTTAATCCCCAAACCCGGGTCGAGCGTGAAATGTGGGCTTTCGATAATGGGTCTAGGTCCGACTTGGCCCGGGCTATGTGGGCTGTGTTGGAGGTGTAGAAATCGGTAAAGGGAATTCGTTCTATTCAGTGTAAAAATGATACAGTGTTTACAACGTTAAATAGACTAAGGAAATCTACATATGGTAAACCTAATTACAATTATTGCTACTCTATTTTCGGCACAATATATTCCCATATCAATTTCATATCTTCTTCCTGATTTCGTGCGATATTATTCtgacactccccctcaagctAAGCAACAGGGTTCCCAATACTTAGCTTACACAGTACTTCTTGaaaagattttgaatttacCGCCTTCGTCAAGATATCCGCCAATTGATCCTCAGACTTGACATAAGGCATTTCCACCACTTTTGCTTCAATATTCTCCTTTATGAAATGTTTGTCAACTTTCACATGTTCGGTTCTATCATGTTGAACCGGGTTCTCAGAGATACAAGGTAGGACAGGTCGGAGGTCCAATTCGGTCATCAGTTTCCGCAACCATAATATCTCTGTCAGTCCACTCTTAATTCTTCTGAATTATGCTTCTGCACTAGACAGCGGTActactttcttcttcttgcttcTCCATGTCACAAAATTTCCTCCTACAAAGGTAAAATATCTGGCAGTCGATTTCCTATCATTCGGATTGTCTGCCCAGTAAAACCGTGTATTTCCATGTGCCCATGTTTTCCAAACATGGGTCCATGCTCAGCCGTACCCTTCAAGTACCGGACAATCCTCAAGACTGCCTCCCAATGTTCCTCTTGCGGTGCGTGCATGAACTGACTCACTACTCCCACTGCATAAGCAATATCTGGTCTCGTGAGGGATAGATAAATAAGCTTGCCAACCAATCTCTGGTATCTCTCCCTGTCAGTCTGCCTTGCACCTTCCTTTATCTGTAGTCCATGATTTTGTACCATCGGGGTATCCACTGGTTTACAATCAACCATTCCAGTTTCTGCCAACAAATCGAGCACATACTTCCTTTGATTTATAAAGATCCCTTTCTTTGACCTCAACACTTCAATTCCCAAGAAGTACTTAGGAAGACCAATGTCCTTCATCTCGAACTCATGAAACAAATTCTTCCTCAGCTCGGCTATCTCCTCTTCATCATTTTCGGTAATGatcatgtcatctacatatataatcaaacaCGTGATCTTGTCGCCCCTTTTCTTGATGAATAGAGTGTGGTCTAAGTTGCTCTGTTTGTACTCGtatttcttcatcacttcTGTGAATCTCCCAAACCATGCTCTCGGTGATTGTTTCAGTCCATACAACGTCTTCTTGAGTTGACATACCTCTCCATCTAAAAAATCTTGCGAGAAACCCGGCGGCGGCTCCATGTATACTGGTTTTGGTAATTCTCCGTGTAGGAATGCATTGGTCACGTCAAACTGATGAAGTGGCCAATCCTTATTGGCGGCAATTGAGAATAATGCCCTCACAGTGTTGATTTTTGCCACAGGTGAAAAAGTCTCATCGTAATCCACACCATACGTCTGGGTATACCCCTTTGCCACAAGTCGTGCCTTATACCTTTCTATCGTTCCATCTGGCCTTTTTATTGTAAACACCCATCTGCATCCAACTGTCTTCACCCCTTCAGGTAGTTTGCCTCGTACCCAAGTCTCGTTTTTCATCAACGCCTTCATCTCAACAAACATTTCTTCCCTCCACTTCTTATGTTTCATCGCTTTTTCGGCTGACTGTGGAATTTCCTCCTCTTCATACAGTGCGGCTTCAAAAGCTCGAGCCGTTTTTGTCAGATTTCCTTGCACAAAGTTCGCCACTCCATATCGACTCTTCTTCCCAATTTTTTCTGGAGTACCTCTTCAGTGGAACTCCCCTTGTGATCCGAAAGAGAAGCACATATCTCCCCGTGTCTCCATCAATTGTGTTGTCCTCCTCTCGAGGTTCTGTACCAACAAGGTCAGTTGTAACGGGAATCTCAACTTCACTTGGTTCAGAGATTACCTCGGATATCGTCAGAGGAAGATCACAAGGACGTGGATGAGATTGCTCTTTTTGTGGTGAGACATGCTCGACGGAAGTGACAACTGGATCTGTTGGTTCTACGATCGAGGAGCTTGGAACCGGCACAACCCAACTTAGATAGTCCTCAGAACTACCTTGATCACTCTCCCCCTGACTACTAAGATGGGTATGGTAAAAAAGTTTGGTTTCTAAGAAGTTACAGTTCATGGTAGTAGTGATTTTCTTGGTGATGGGATCGAAGCATATATactctttttggtttgtcccgtACCCCACAAAGACACACTTGACTGCACAAGAGGAGAGTTTAGTTCTTTCATGTTTCAGAATATGAGTGTAAACGGTGCATCCAAAGATTTTAGGTGGAAGGTTTAGGTATTCAAGgatgtttgtttgtttggaTAGTATATCAAGAGGGGTTTTCATGTTCAAGATTTTGGTAGGAAGGCGATTAATGAGATAGATGGAGCTGGCAATGGCTTCGGGCCAAAAAAGTTTGGGAACTCTGGATTCGATCATAATCGCCCTTGTCATCTCTAGAATTGTTCGATTTATCCTTTCagctaccccattttgttTAGGTGTATAAGCACAAGAGGTTTGGTGAATCACTCCCTTTTCCTTACAAAACTGGGTCATAGTTCACAAATTCCCTCCCATTGTCGGACCTAAGGGTTTTGATAGTAGtatgaaattgtgtttggACAAGTTTAAAAAAGGAtgcaaatttatcaaaaactTCAGATTTgtgtttcaaaaaatagatccaTGTCATTGTAGTAcaatcatcaacaaatatcacaaaataacgAAAGCCATTCCCACCAAAAAATGGCGCGGGACCCCAAACATCAGAATGTACCAAAGAAAACATAGATTGCATACGAGTATTTATGGGTTTAAAAGTCTGTCTGTGGCTCTTTGCCAAAACACAAGTTTCACAATAAAAATCAGAGGGGATAGAAAGGTTCGGATAAAGcaacttaaaataattaggagaCGGATGTCCTAGTCGTCGGTGCCAGAGCCAAGTCTCCTGTTTCGTGGATCCGTGAGCCAGCATTGCACTTCCAGTTTGAGCTATCTCATCTACGTAGTAGAGCCCTTGTCTCTGAGTGCCACGCCCAAGAATCTTCCTCATCTGAATATCCTGCAGAATGCAAAAATCGGGATACATTAGAATAgtacaatttaattctttcGTCACATGACTTATAGGCATCAGTCTCTGAGCTAAAGTCAGAACATATAAGCAATTTTTGAGCCGGAGTGTAGGTGATATTTCAATTGTGCCCGACCCTACAACTGTGATTAATTCCCCATTTGCAGTTTTAATATACGACTTTGTGTCCTCACTAAAGTCAAGAAAATCCCCTTTTTCTGGAGTTATAGTATCAGTCGCCCTACAGTCAAATATCCAACCCTTCGGACTATTATCAGAGAAATCATATACATGAAATGCAGCGGAAATTTTTTGCAGGGTGtaaatctattttttgacTCAAAATTGGGGTCAATGTAAAATTTCGAAACAGTTTGGggttcaattttaaatttcggACAATCAAGGGGGTGAAATTTAATGGCATGGGTTCTATTCTCATATTTCACATTCTTCTGGGgtaaaaaatgagaataagAAAAGATGGACCTAAAACCAAACCCTTTACCTCCTGAAGCGGCGCCGCCTCTGTTCTCCTTCTTCTCGGCGA
This window contains:
- the LOC125203862 gene encoding uncharacterized protein LOC125203862 isoform X1: MMGVMLPDCIAIQETYDTSRCYLYYNEKERLVYAGEQSVFSTLVKIEVERATRNPNYVHLRFSNFNRYWSKRENSNVVVAESKQPVEDIKDPSCTLFQPVQAPGREAGLFSLNHVPTGQRVSVAFRTWDVYVRENPPDCVSILTYVDWSTLVKLPARVAFKGDNGRYLRGISKDGNNYMQFSSNDPNDWSSGHKVYLMPNGYVRITSDHWRGQFWRRSPSWIWADSDQSSINNRDTLFWPVKVDDNNTIALRNAGNNQYCSRLSSRWKRDMLTAGAQNITKEARLVVQELVSKRNICNVRYQMQDARIYDELPYVAGTSIVTNTGRQEATMAVQVTYQDQKSYTFSRSFSLTAGVEATIKAGVPFIAEGAIKVSFNINAALQWAETTTTTTSVMASNSVPVPARSTATIQYVGTKGTCDVPYSYTQQDKSSANGSVSYTEQADGIYKGTSCYNFRFVIKSTQRLD
- the LOC125203862 gene encoding uncharacterized protein LOC125203862 isoform X2, translated to MMGVMLPDCIAIQETYDTSRCYLYYNEKERLVYAGEQSVFSTLVKIEVERATRNPNYVHLRFSNFNRYWSKRENSNVVVAESKQPVEDIKDPSCTLFQPVQAPGREAGLFSLNHVPTGQRVSVAFRTWDVYVRENPPDCVSILTYVDWSTLVKLPARVAFKGDNGRGISKDGNNYMQFSSNDPNDWSSGHKVYLMPNGYVRITSDHWRGQFWRRSPSWIWADSDQSSINNRDTLFWPVKVDDNNTIALRNAGNNQYCSRLSSRWKRDMLTAGAQNITKEARLVVQELVSKRNICNVRYQMQDARIYDELPYVAGTSIVTNTGRQEATMAVQVTYQDQKSYTFSRSFSLTAGVEATIKAGVPFIAEGAIKVSFNINAALQWAETTTTTTSVMASNSVPVPARSTATIQYVGTKGTCDVPYSYTQQDKSSANGSVSYTEQADGIYKGTSCYNFRFVIKSTQRLD